The Methanocella arvoryzae MRE50 DNA window AAGTTGGCCGGATCAGTAAGATCTGGCCATGGTTATAATGCGATCTGTAGCCTTGCCGCAGATGGGGCATTTGCCGGCGCCTTTGATGGTGTGGGCTTCGCCGAGGAGTTTGCAGTTGACGGCGTTCTCCATTTCGAGGCCGCAGGCTTTTTCGCCGCACCAGGGCATGGTGGCCCATCCGTTTTCGATCTGCTGCTTTGCCTCGTCCAGCGTCTCGCACGCTTTGACCCGTGCCAGCATGCTGTCTCTTGCGGCGTTCAGCAGATCGGTCTGGAACTCAAACAGCTTGTTCCTGACAGTCTCCGGCAGGCCGTCCATGGGGATGGATTCCTTCTTGCCGTCTCTCCTGACCAGCATGACCGAGTTGTTCTTGATGTCACGGGGGCCGATCTCTATGCGGAAGGGCGTGCCTTTCATTTCCCACTTGTAGTACTTGGCGCCGGGGCGCTCGTCGGCGTCGTCGATGACGGCTACGATGTCGTTAGCCCGCAGGAGTTCCTTGACCTTCTGGCAGGCCTCCTTGACTCCGCCATCGTCCTTCTTGAATATGATGGGGATGATGACGACCTGAGTCTGCGACGCATTCGGGGGCAGCACCAGTCCCTTGTTGTCGCCGTGGATGCCGATGACGGCGGCTATGCACCGCTCGGAGATGCCGTAGCACGTCTGGTTGACGTACTGCCTTTCGCCCTTCTCGTCCTCGTAGGTGATGTCGTAAGTCTTCGCAAACTTGGTACCCAGATGGTGGACTGTGCCGACCTGCAGGGACTTTCCATCCGGCATCATCGTGTCGAACGCCATCGTGTAGTCGGCGCCGGGGAACTTGTCCCACTCAGGGCGCTTGTGGACGATGAAGGGTACTGCAAGCTTTGTAAAGAATTCGCTGTACAGGTCCATCGCTTCGTGCACCTGCTTCTCGGCATCATCCCATGTGGCGTGGGCGGTGTGGGCTTCCTTGAAGGAGGTGATCTCCCTTAGCCTGATTAATGGCCTGGTGTGCTTGGTCTCGTACCTGAAAGTGTTGACGATCTGGTACAGTTTCAGCGGGAGGTCTGCGTGGGACCTGATCCAGAGCTTGTACATCGGGTAAATTGCGGTCTCGCTCGTCGGTCTTAGCGCAAGGGGCACCTCTAACTCGGAGAGGCCGCCGTGGGTGACCCAGTATACTTCGTCTTCGAAGCCCTTGATGTGCTCCGACTCTTTCAGGAGTTCGGGCTTCGGGATGAGCATCGGGAAGTAAGTCTCCTGGTGGTCTACGTCCAGCAGGTTGCGCAGCATGTTGTAAACCTTCTTGCGTATGGAGAACCCGAACGGGTACCATACGTAGACACCCTTGATCGGGTAGCGCACATCCATGATCTGCGCTGTCATCAGCAATTCGTTGTACCATTCGCTAAAATTATCTTTGGATGGTAGAGACTTAGACTCTTCTTCCATGCATTCATCCTCTCACTATCAGCCATAATGGGCTTTGTAATATATAAGTCATTGCGCAAACGCACACCATAAAATGCCGTCATGCACTTAAAATTTATTATCAAGTTTCCGGCTTATCACTCGTATTTTCCGGTGTCCAGAATGCAGACTGCATATACGCACATCCCGTGGTCGAGGTGCTTTTCCACAATCTCCTGCTTTACCCCGGCAAGGTCGCACAATTCGCCAGCGATCGCTTTTTTCCCGTCGGCAGCCTTACATCATAGCTGCACGATCTGAATGGGTCTTTGTCCTACTCTGAATTTACATCCGGCCGCCGAGCGGAGGGACTGGTGAATGACGCAGAAGGGGCTTACGCCTGAACCGTGGCCGATCATCCGGTCGCTCGAGTGTCTGCCTGCCTTGTTGAACTCTTCCACTATCTGGGCATACTCGGGGGCAGCTTCTGAAAAATGTCTTTATATGTCTTGATGCTGGGGGCGAACGGACATGCGGGTAGTACGAACAAATTTCCATCTCTGACTGCTACTCCTTCGATCCGGGCGATGGGGTGAACCAGTGCGTTGACGGCTGCTTCCCATTCTTCGAGGCTGTCGTACTCAGTCTCGGGCAGCTGTCCGGCAATGTTTTCGGCTCTACGGATCAGGCTCCCCTTAGTGGCTGCGGCACCTGTGCGGATTGACCGAAAAGCACAATAAATGGTAATTACATAATTGATATGGTTATTTTGTATGATCAGGGTCAGAATGCCACATGAGATCTACCAGTC harbors:
- the proS gene encoding proline--tRNA ligase gives rise to the protein MEEESKSLPSKDNFSEWYNELLMTAQIMDVRYPIKGVYVWYPFGFSIRKKVYNMLRNLLDVDHQETYFPMLIPKPELLKESEHIKGFEDEVYWVTHGGLSELEVPLALRPTSETAIYPMYKLWIRSHADLPLKLYQIVNTFRYETKHTRPLIRLREITSFKEAHTAHATWDDAEKQVHEAMDLYSEFFTKLAVPFIVHKRPEWDKFPGADYTMAFDTMMPDGKSLQVGTVHHLGTKFAKTYDITYEDEKGERQYVNQTCYGISERCIAAVIGIHGDNKGLVLPPNASQTQVVIIPIIFKKDDGGVKEACQKVKELLRANDIVAVIDDADERPGAKYYKWEMKGTPFRIEIGPRDIKNNSVMLVRRDGKKESIPMDGLPETVRNKLFEFQTDLLNAARDSMLARVKACETLDEAKQQIENGWATMPWCGEKACGLEMENAVNCKLLGEAHTIKGAGKCPICGKATDRIITMARSY